From a single Halodesulfovibrio marinisediminis DSM 17456 genomic region:
- a CDS encoding phosphotransferase enzyme family protein: protein MNTLFNKFSLSFGRMRSDIEIPGSPERCLARFVAEDKDGNLWLVEKLKEAQANWRNTVGTLLTDLWNENVPFIHAPAQSTDGQTVVIHNDVPYQMTPFIIGTNLPRPAYCADKERGRAIGEFITSLQAAGKNIVTPTCSTPSLPEYVAKIVSTITKHRPDMASQLKTILPHLDTFFAEQDSIPLALAHGDCHPLNIVWQDKDIAGVIDWEFTGEKIVLYDAANCIGCVGIEHPNWLINGLVPELIATLYTKNEAFAANIHQLVPTILALRFAWLSEWLRKNDTEMQELELDYMRLIIRGREEIERFWKQRYMKG, encoded by the coding sequence ATGAACACTCTTTTTAATAAATTCTCTCTTTCATTCGGACGGATGCGTTCCGACATAGAAATCCCCGGGAGTCCTGAACGTTGTCTTGCGCGTTTTGTTGCTGAGGATAAAGACGGAAACTTATGGCTTGTGGAAAAGCTTAAAGAAGCTCAAGCCAACTGGCGCAACACTGTGGGCACACTTCTTACGGACTTATGGAACGAAAATGTGCCGTTCATCCATGCCCCCGCCCAATCAACCGATGGGCAAACTGTAGTAATCCATAATGACGTACCATACCAGATGACACCATTTATTATTGGTACCAATCTCCCAAGACCTGCCTACTGTGCAGATAAAGAGCGTGGTCGAGCCATTGGGGAGTTCATTACCTCACTTCAGGCCGCTGGGAAAAATATTGTAACGCCAACCTGCTCCACACCATCCTTGCCGGAGTATGTAGCAAAGATTGTAAGCACCATTACTAAACACAGACCAGATATGGCCAGTCAACTTAAAACGATCCTACCACATCTGGATACGTTCTTTGCAGAACAGGACTCAATTCCGCTTGCATTGGCGCATGGGGATTGTCATCCGCTGAATATTGTTTGGCAGGATAAAGACATCGCAGGCGTCATTGACTGGGAATTTACCGGAGAAAAGATTGTTCTCTATGACGCAGCCAACTGCATTGGCTGCGTGGGCATTGAACATCCTAACTGGTTGATTAACGGTCTCGTACCGGAACTAATAGCAACGCTGTACACAAAGAATGAAGCTTTTGCTGCTAACATTCATCAGCTCGTTCCAACAATTCTGGCTCTTCGCTTCGCATGGCTCTCTGAATGGCTCCGTAAGAATGATACCGAAATGCAGGAGCTTGAATTAGATTATATGCGCCTGATAATTCGAGGCCGTGAAGAAATAGAGCGCTTCTGGAAACAAAGGTACATGAAAGGTTAA
- the groL gene encoding chaperonin GroEL (60 kDa chaperone family; promotes refolding of misfolded polypeptides especially under stressful conditions; forms two stacked rings of heptamers to form a barrel-shaped 14mer; ends can be capped by GroES; misfolded proteins enter the barrel where they are refolded when GroES binds) encodes MAKEILFDVKARESLSRGVDKLANAVKVTLGPKGRNVVIEKSFGAPVITKDGVSVAKEIELEDKFENMGAQMVKEVASKTSDIAGDGTTTATILAQAIYREGVKLVAAGRNPMAIKRGIDKAVEALVGELNALAKPTRDQKEIAQVGTISANSDATIGNIIAEAMSKVGKEGVITVEEAKGLETTLDVVEGMQFDRGYLSPYFVTNADKMVAEMDEPLILICEKKISNMKDMLPVLEQVAKMSKPLVIISEDVDGEALAALVVNKLRGTLNVAAVKAPGFGERRKAMLEDIAILTGGQVVSEEMGVKLETITVAELGSAKRVVIDKENTTIVHGAGKAEDIKARGKMIRAQIEESSSDYDREKLQERLAKIVGGVAVINVGAATETEMKEKKDRVEDALNATRAAVEEGIVPGGGTALVRVSTILSEVKPADDDEAAGVRIISRAIEEPLRQISANAGFEGSVIVEKVKDGKDGMGFNAAIGEYEDLIKSGVIDPKKVTRIALQNAASVASLLLTTECAIADKPEPAGAAAPAMPGGMGGMGGMGGMY; translated from the coding sequence ATGGCAAAAGAAATTCTTTTTGACGTTAAAGCTCGCGAAAGCCTTTCTCGCGGTGTAGATAAACTTGCTAACGCTGTTAAAGTGACCCTCGGCCCTAAAGGTCGTAACGTTGTAATCGAAAAATCTTTCGGTGCTCCTGTTATCACTAAAGACGGTGTTTCTGTTGCTAAAGAAATCGAACTCGAAGACAAGTTCGAAAACATGGGCGCACAGATGGTTAAAGAAGTTGCTTCTAAAACTTCTGACATCGCTGGTGACGGTACCACTACTGCTACCATCCTCGCTCAGGCAATCTACCGTGAAGGTGTAAAACTCGTTGCTGCTGGCCGTAACCCAATGGCTATCAAACGCGGCATCGACAAAGCTGTTGAAGCTCTCGTAGGCGAGCTCAACGCTCTTGCAAAACCAACCCGTGATCAGAAAGAAATCGCACAGGTTGGTACCATCTCTGCTAACTCCGATGCTACCATCGGTAACATCATTGCTGAAGCAATGAGCAAAGTTGGTAAAGAAGGCGTTATCACTGTTGAAGAAGCAAAAGGCCTCGAAACTACTCTCGACGTAGTAGAAGGTATGCAGTTCGACCGTGGTTACCTTTCTCCTTACTTTGTAACCAACGCAGACAAAATGGTTGCAGAAATGGACGAGCCTCTCATCCTTATCTGCGAAAAGAAAATTTCAAACATGAAAGACATGCTCCCTGTTCTCGAACAGGTTGCTAAAATGTCCAAGCCTCTCGTTATCATCTCTGAAGATGTAGACGGCGAAGCTCTCGCAGCTCTCGTTGTTAACAAACTCCGCGGTACCCTTAACGTTGCTGCTGTTAAAGCTCCTGGTTTCGGCGAACGTCGTAAAGCAATGCTCGAAGACATCGCTATCCTCACCGGTGGCCAGGTTGTTTCCGAAGAAATGGGTGTTAAACTCGAAACCATCACCGTTGCAGAACTCGGTTCCGCAAAACGTGTTGTAATCGACAAAGAAAACACCACTATCGTTCACGGTGCTGGTAAAGCTGAAGACATCAAAGCACGCGGTAAAATGATCCGTGCTCAGATCGAAGAGTCTTCTTCTGACTACGATCGCGAAAAACTTCAGGAACGTCTCGCTAAAATCGTTGGCGGCGTAGCTGTAATCAACGTTGGCGCAGCAACTGAAACCGAAATGAAAGAGAAAAAAGACCGTGTAGAAGATGCTCTCAACGCAACTCGTGCTGCTGTTGAAGAAGGCATCGTTCCTGGCGGTGGTACTGCTCTTGTTCGCGTTTCCACTATTCTCAGTGAAGTAAAACCTGCTGACGACGATGAAGCAGCTGGCGTACGCATCATTAGCCGCGCTATCGAAGAGCCTCTCCGTCAGATCTCTGCTAACGCAGGCTTCGAAGGTTCCGTAATCGTTGAGAAAGTAAAAGACGGTAAAGACGGTATGGGCTTCAACGCTGCTATCGGCGAATACGAAGACCTTATCAAGTCCGGCGTTATCGATCCTAAGAAAGTTACCCGTATCGCTCTCCAGAACGCAGCTTCTGTTGCTTCTCTCCTGCTCACCACTGAGTGCGCAATTGCAGACAAGCCTGAACCTGCTGGTGCTGCAGCTCCTGCAATGCCAGGTGGCATGGGCGGCATGGGCGGCATGGGTGGCATGTACTAA
- a CDS encoding NYN domain-containing protein — protein MDRRGFRNQYGFEEVYSALFVDFDNIYTRLEEIEPAAAHVFATNPQRWLKWLETHAVRMLYGEGVRRRILMRCCYLNPHCYHQFRPFFIRAAFNVIDCPPLTNQGKTSADIHLVMDAMDTLSHKTHFDEFIILSGDADFTPLLIRLQEHARRTLVLSVGYASPAYTAASSWRIREDWFVQQALEEKGLEEYPAQPQTEQEEKPTADTTDIINRGSDVVKKMVQDSSSPVPLAQLSHNLQKELDAGHDWFGYGRFREFLEALELGELEISNVVPGYVYDPGRHDEPEETSVRAEFKTQYPELFDFALRVHRLTDVPLLMPVHYNQLLQFIVDEVNENGFFLTNTSRNVRDKCVEAGVPVGRAHVNFVLVGISRGGYPLSEQDVVELDEVKKAFMRNVKDLCSRTQFDLRSDEIRLLFEWMSFKQEKE, from the coding sequence ATGGATCGAAGAGGTTTTCGAAATCAGTATGGATTTGAGGAGGTGTATAGCGCTTTATTCGTCGACTTCGACAATATCTACACGCGCTTGGAAGAGATAGAGCCAGCAGCGGCTCATGTGTTTGCAACTAACCCTCAGCGCTGGCTTAAGTGGTTGGAAACTCATGCAGTACGTATGTTGTATGGTGAAGGAGTTCGCCGTCGAATTTTAATGCGTTGCTGTTATCTCAATCCGCACTGTTATCATCAATTCAGGCCCTTTTTTATCCGCGCAGCATTTAACGTGATTGATTGCCCGCCTCTTACTAATCAGGGTAAGACAAGTGCAGATATTCATCTCGTAATGGATGCGATGGATACGTTGAGCCACAAAACACATTTTGATGAATTTATTATACTTTCCGGTGATGCGGATTTTACGCCGCTTCTGATTAGATTGCAGGAGCATGCGCGTCGTACTCTGGTGCTTTCAGTTGGCTATGCATCCCCAGCGTATACCGCAGCAAGCTCATGGCGTATCCGTGAAGACTGGTTTGTACAGCAAGCTCTTGAAGAAAAAGGGCTTGAAGAGTATCCGGCACAGCCTCAGACAGAACAAGAGGAAAAACCAACCGCCGACACAACAGACATTATTAATCGTGGGTCTGATGTTGTTAAAAAGATGGTGCAAGATTCTTCTTCTCCGGTACCTCTTGCGCAGTTGTCGCATAATCTCCAAAAAGAACTGGACGCAGGGCATGACTGGTTCGGTTACGGGAGATTTCGCGAATTTTTAGAAGCGCTTGAACTTGGTGAGCTGGAAATATCAAATGTTGTTCCGGGATATGTGTATGATCCAGGACGACATGATGAGCCGGAAGAAACGAGTGTTCGAGCAGAATTTAAAACACAGTATCCGGAATTGTTCGACTTTGCTCTCAGAGTTCATCGTCTTACAGATGTTCCACTGTTAATGCCTGTACACTACAATCAACTTCTTCAGTTTATTGTAGATGAAGTAAATGAGAACGGCTTCTTCCTCACAAATACATCACGCAATGTCCGTGATAAGTGTGTAGAAGCGGGCGTGCCAGTTGGCAGAGCGCATGTTAACTTTGTTCTCGTAGGCATTTCACGCGGTGGCTACCCGCTTTCTGAACAGGATGTGGTAGAACTGGATGAAGTGAAAAAGGCATTTATGCGTAACGTAAAGGACTTATGCAGCCGAACTCAGTTCGATTTGCGTAGTGATGAAATCAGACTTCTGTTTGAGTGGATGTCATTTAAGCAGGAAAAAGAATAG
- the groES gene encoding co-chaperone GroES yields the protein MNLKPLSDRVLVKRLEAEEKTAGGLYIPDTAKEKPSRGEIVAAGPGRVENGNTIAMTVKVGDVVLFNKYAGNEIKIDGEEFLVMREEDVLAIIA from the coding sequence ATGAATCTGAAGCCACTGAGCGATCGAGTTCTGGTAAAACGCCTTGAAGCTGAAGAGAAGACTGCTGGCGGTCTCTACATTCCTGACACTGCCAAAGAAAAACCTTCTCGCGGTGAAATCGTAGCTGCAGGTCCAGGTCGTGTTGAAAATGGTAACACCATCGCTATGACTGTTAAAGTTGGCGACGTTGTTCTCTTCAACAAATACGCAGGCAACGAAATCAAAATCGACGGCGAAGAATTCCTCGTAATGCGCGAAGAAGACGTTCTCGCAATTATCGCTTAA
- the msrA gene encoding peptide-methionine (S)-S-oxide reductase MsrA, producing MFTYKPTLLALLLVSVMGSFTSHATAAPKASAVFAGGCFWCMQPAFDKVHGVLDTIVGYTGGTTTNPTYEQIGTGTTGHYEAIKVIYDPEKVTFQGLLKIFWHNIDPLDAQGQFCDKGSTYRSAIFYANQTEKKEAEASKEKVEERFKQPVATMIIKANEFWPAEDYHQNYYLTNPIRYKFYRYRCGRDARLMELWGIDYTH from the coding sequence ATGTTTACATATAAACCAACTCTTTTAGCACTACTTCTGGTGAGCGTTATGGGAAGTTTTACCTCACATGCGACTGCGGCGCCTAAAGCTTCTGCTGTTTTTGCAGGTGGCTGTTTCTGGTGCATGCAACCCGCGTTCGACAAAGTACACGGTGTACTTGATACCATAGTCGGGTACACAGGCGGCACAACAACAAATCCAACATATGAACAGATAGGAACCGGAACTACCGGCCATTACGAGGCTATCAAAGTTATCTACGACCCTGAAAAAGTCACCTTTCAAGGGCTGCTCAAAATCTTCTGGCACAACATTGACCCGCTCGATGCTCAAGGCCAGTTCTGTGACAAAGGTTCCACCTATCGAAGTGCAATTTTCTACGCAAACCAAACAGAAAAAAAAGAGGCAGAAGCCAGCAAAGAAAAGGTTGAAGAACGCTTTAAGCAGCCTGTGGCTACAATGATCATTAAAGCAAACGAGTTCTGGCCTGCAGAAGACTACCATCAGAACTATTACCTAACAAACCCCATTCGATATAAATTCTATCGCTACCGTTGCGGAAGAGATGCCCGCCTCATGGAACTTTGGGGCATCGATTATACGCATTGA
- a CDS encoding ATP-binding cassette domain-containing protein: MALLSIQNVSLTLSGPELLSGVSLQIEEGQRVCLLGRNGAGKSTFMKLMFGDIKPDSGVVARQQGLKVAMLSQEVPEDITGNVYSVVASGIGQLGEALAAYHDASVLLDTGNDADAALAAMSKAQHVLDEKGGWELHQKIQTVINHLKLNADAEFSSLSGGVKRRTMLARALASEPDLLLLDEPTNHLDVESITWLEEFLLRYVKSLVLITHDRMFLRKVANRIVELDRGHLADWSCDYDTFLERKEEVLHAEEEEWRRMDQKLKEEEIWIRKGIKARRTRNMGRVRALQDLRKERAKRRERSGNVGMAVQTAERSGKVVVKAEHVTYTYPDASEPVIKDFSTVVSRGDKVALIGPNGVGKTTLLRLLLGELTPQVGNVQDGTKLEVAYFDQLRNVLDENKSVRDNVADGNDTVEIAGVRKHVVGYLKDFLFDPERMNMTVNTLSGGERNRLLLAKLFTQPCNVLVLDEPTNDLDVETLELLEAQLVEFAGTVLIVSHDRAFVNNVVTSTLAFEGNGVINEYVGGYDDWIRQRPDLEVEKAANKKAAQEKAEPKKESAKPKKLSYNEQRELDMLRNELEEIPAKLESMEEEQAALETKLADPQLYANSPEEFEKTTARLEALAEELESVMMRWEEAEARAEELSQFEK, translated from the coding sequence ATGGCACTTTTAAGTATACAGAATGTTTCACTTACTCTGAGTGGTCCGGAACTTTTATCCGGTGTGAGCTTGCAGATAGAAGAAGGACAACGAGTTTGTCTGCTTGGTCGTAACGGCGCGGGTAAGTCTACCTTTATGAAGCTCATGTTTGGCGACATTAAACCTGATAGCGGTGTGGTTGCACGTCAGCAGGGCTTGAAAGTCGCAATGCTTTCTCAGGAAGTGCCTGAAGATATTACGGGCAATGTTTACAGCGTAGTTGCTTCCGGCATTGGTCAGCTTGGCGAGGCGTTAGCGGCATACCATGACGCATCTGTTTTACTCGATACTGGTAACGATGCCGATGCTGCTTTGGCTGCTATGTCCAAGGCACAACATGTGCTGGATGAAAAAGGCGGTTGGGAACTGCATCAGAAAATTCAGACAGTGATCAACCACCTGAAGCTGAATGCCGATGCTGAGTTTTCATCCCTTTCCGGTGGTGTGAAACGTCGCACTATGCTTGCCCGAGCACTTGCATCCGAGCCGGATTTGTTGCTGCTCGATGAACCGACTAACCACCTTGATGTGGAATCCATTACATGGCTTGAAGAATTTCTGCTGCGCTATGTGAAGTCTCTTGTTTTGATTACTCACGATAGGATGTTCCTGCGTAAGGTTGCTAACCGTATTGTTGAGCTTGATCGAGGACATCTTGCTGACTGGTCATGTGATTACGATACATTCTTGGAGCGCAAGGAAGAGGTGCTTCATGCGGAGGAAGAAGAATGGCGCCGCATGGATCAGAAGCTCAAAGAAGAAGAGATTTGGATTCGAAAAGGCATCAAAGCACGTCGAACTCGTAACATGGGGCGAGTACGAGCATTGCAGGACTTGCGTAAAGAGCGTGCTAAGCGGCGTGAGCGTTCCGGCAATGTCGGCATGGCTGTCCAGACCGCAGAGCGCTCCGGTAAAGTTGTGGTGAAGGCAGAGCACGTGACGTACACGTATCCTGATGCGTCTGAGCCAGTTATTAAAGATTTTTCTACGGTTGTTTCTCGTGGTGATAAGGTTGCGCTCATCGGCCCGAACGGTGTGGGTAAGACAACATTGTTACGGTTGTTACTTGGAGAGCTGACTCCGCAGGTGGGGAACGTACAGGATGGTACTAAGCTTGAAGTTGCTTACTTTGACCAACTACGAAATGTGTTGGATGAGAATAAGTCCGTTCGAGACAACGTAGCAGATGGTAATGATACCGTTGAAATTGCCGGTGTTCGTAAACATGTTGTCGGCTACTTAAAAGACTTTTTGTTCGATCCAGAACGTATGAACATGACAGTAAATACACTGTCCGGTGGTGAACGTAACCGTTTGTTGCTTGCGAAGTTGTTCACCCAGCCATGCAACGTACTGGTACTTGACGAACCTACAAACGATCTTGATGTGGAAACATTGGAATTGCTGGAAGCTCAGCTTGTAGAGTTTGCCGGAACAGTCCTTATTGTTAGTCACGACCGTGCATTTGTGAACAATGTTGTGACATCAACTCTCGCTTTCGAGGGCAATGGTGTCATTAATGAGTATGTCGGTGGATACGATGATTGGATTCGCCAGCGTCCTGACCTTGAAGTCGAGAAAGCTGCGAATAAGAAAGCAGCTCAGGAAAAAGCTGAGCCGAAAAAAGAATCTGCTAAGCCAAAAAAACTTTCTTATAATGAACAGCGCGAATTGGACATGCTCCGTAATGAGCTGGAAGAGATTCCAGCAAAATTAGAGAGCATGGAGGAAGAGCAGGCGGCTTTGGAAACAAAACTGGCTGATCCACAACTGTATGCTAACAGCCCTGAAGAGTTTGAGAAAACAACAGCCCGACTTGAAGCACTGGCTGAAGAGTTGGAAAGCGTCATGATGCGCTGGGAAGAAGCAGAAGCGCGCGCTGAAGAACTTTCGCAATTTGAAAAGTAG
- a CDS encoding YajQ family cyclic di-GMP-binding protein, whose protein sequence is MPSFDVVNKVDLQELDNAVNNVKKEVETRYDFRGTTTEISLDKGNKRLSILAADELKMKAVAEMLKTHCLRRKVDPQVLEFKDSEPTSKGALKREVVLKEGIDKDLAKKMVKEIKASKLKVQAQIQDDQLRVTGKKLDDLQAVIAMLREGDYGIPLQFVNMKN, encoded by the coding sequence ATGCCATCTTTTGACGTAGTAAATAAAGTTGATTTGCAGGAACTTGATAACGCTGTGAACAACGTGAAAAAAGAAGTTGAAACCCGTTACGATTTCCGTGGCACTACAACTGAAATCAGTCTTGATAAGGGTAACAAACGCCTCAGTATCCTCGCAGCGGATGAACTTAAGATGAAAGCAGTGGCAGAAATGCTTAAAACTCACTGCTTGCGCCGAAAAGTTGACCCACAGGTTCTTGAGTTTAAAGATTCGGAACCAACCTCTAAAGGTGCACTTAAGCGTGAAGTTGTTCTTAAAGAGGGTATCGATAAAGATCTCGCCAAAAAAATGGTGAAAGAAATCAAAGCGTCCAAGCTTAAAGTACAGGCACAGATTCAGGATGATCAGCTGCGTGTAACAGGGAAAAAGCTTGATGACCTTCAGGCTGTAATCGCAATGCTTCGTGAAGGCGATTACGGTATTCCGCTTCAGTTCGTAAACATGAAAAACTAA
- a CDS encoding DEAD/DEAH box helicase, with the protein MSFAHFSMHPMLLDALSAQGFIEPTPIQDKAVPPALAGHDLLGLARTGTGKTLAYVLPLLHKLLTSSGNGVRALVVAPTRELAVQIFSDIQQMIRKTDLSCVTIFGGVGLHTQRQQLKGDVDIVVACPGRLLDHVRRKSIDLSTVKMLVLDEADMMLDMGFIEDIQHILQLTEQRDQTLLFSATMPEELEQMAKEAMNSPLHIQVDTIAPVASVSHAIYPIAQHLKTPLLKTMLRLMDFQSLLVFVRTRHGAKRLWRQLGNAGFAATCLQGKLSQRRRQEAMCGFRRGKYAIMVATDIAARGLDISCVSHVINYDFPPTVDTYIHRIGRTGRASATGSAFTFVSPEDAPMMKTLERALDGDITYCYMDEFDYSAQRRSTAAKPAKLKKQPRPQRIRKKGTLLSAEQVTPRNRPARQTMPGRPQSQARIISKPTEKKTKQEVLDLRPASRTTIKQPHSPRKLQKLKIEEKKFQEADESQT; encoded by the coding sequence GTGAGTTTTGCTCATTTTTCCATGCATCCTATGTTGTTGGATGCACTTTCTGCTCAGGGCTTTATAGAGCCTACTCCTATTCAGGATAAGGCAGTTCCACCCGCGCTAGCAGGGCATGACCTACTTGGGCTGGCTCGAACAGGCACCGGTAAGACTCTGGCGTATGTTCTGCCTTTACTGCACAAATTACTCACAAGTTCCGGTAACGGCGTTCGTGCGCTAGTTGTTGCTCCTACCCGCGAACTTGCTGTTCAGATTTTTTCTGATATTCAGCAGATGATCCGTAAAACAGACTTAAGCTGCGTCACTATATTTGGTGGTGTGGGACTGCACACCCAGCGGCAGCAGCTTAAAGGGGATGTGGACATTGTTGTTGCTTGTCCAGGACGTCTGCTTGATCATGTGCGCCGGAAATCTATCGACCTTTCAACTGTAAAAATGTTGGTGCTGGATGAGGCGGATATGATGCTCGATATGGGATTCATCGAAGATATCCAACACATTTTGCAGTTGACTGAACAACGTGACCAGACACTTCTTTTCTCTGCAACCATGCCGGAAGAGCTGGAGCAGATGGCAAAAGAGGCCATGAACAGTCCACTGCATATTCAAGTGGACACAATAGCGCCTGTAGCTAGTGTTTCCCACGCAATTTATCCGATCGCGCAGCATTTAAAAACGCCGCTGTTGAAGACAATGTTGCGTTTAATGGATTTCCAATCGCTTCTCGTTTTTGTCCGTACCCGCCACGGGGCTAAACGGTTGTGGCGGCAGCTTGGTAATGCAGGCTTTGCTGCAACGTGTCTGCAAGGGAAGTTGAGCCAGCGAAGGCGTCAGGAAGCCATGTGCGGGTTCCGCCGTGGTAAGTATGCAATCATGGTTGCCACAGACATTGCTGCCCGCGGGTTGGATATTTCTTGCGTTTCTCATGTTATTAACTACGATTTCCCGCCGACGGTGGATACATATATTCATAGAATTGGCAGAACTGGCAGGGCAAGTGCCACTGGCAGTGCGTTTACGTTTGTTTCACCCGAAGATGCGCCAATGATGAAAACATTGGAACGAGCTCTTGATGGTGATATTACATATTGCTACATGGACGAGTTTGATTACAGTGCACAGCGACGGAGCACAGCAGCAAAGCCGGCAAAGTTGAAAAAACAGCCGCGTCCGCAGCGTATTCGCAAAAAAGGTACGTTGCTCAGTGCGGAGCAGGTGACACCGCGGAATCGTCCAGCACGGCAGACAATGCCAGGACGTCCGCAGTCTCAGGCACGGATTATTTCGAAGCCGACAGAGAAAAAGACAAAGCAGGAAGTGCTCGATCTGCGTCCGGCTTCACGTACCACGATCAAGCAACCGCATTCGCCGCGTAAGCTTCAAAAGCTCAAAATAGAAGAAAAGAAATTTCAAGAAGCTGACGAAAGTCAGACATAG